The following proteins come from a genomic window of Pseudomonas hygromyciniae:
- a CDS encoding hybrid sensor histidine kinase/response regulator, giving the protein MTPDQMRDASLLELFSLEADAQTQVLSAGLLALERNPTQADQLEACMRAAHSLKGAARIVGVDAGVSVAHVMEDCLVSAQESRLYLQPEHIDALLQGTDLLMRIATPGNTVGPADIEGYVALMERLLDPSQPTAKVVAPPPLPEPLAQPLASLEESLLLPPEPEAAPPLGSEAPRQNKRMIEGGERVLRVTAERLNSLLDLSSKSLVETQRLKPYLSSLQRLKRIQSNGARALDNLDGQLKTVDLSLEAQEALADARRLLGEAQLLLAEKTAELDEFGWQAGQRAQVLYDTALACRMRPFADVLAGQARMVRDLGRSLGKQVRLEIEGEKTQVDRDVLEKLEAPLTHLLRNAVDHGIEMPEQRLLAGKPAEGLIRLRASHQAGLLVLELSDDGNGVDLERLRASIVERNLSPLETALRLSEEELLTFLFLPGFSLRDKVTEVSGRGVGLDAVQHMVRQLRGAVVLEQTAGQGSRFHLEVPLTLSVVRSLVVEVGEEAYAFPLAHIERMCDLSPDEIVQLEGRQHFWHEGRHVGLVAASQLLQRPPGQTSQDTLKVVVIREREAVYGIAVERFIGERTLVVLPLDDRLGKVQDISAGALLDDGSVVLIVDVEDMLRSVDKLLNTGRLERIARRAQQTVEAARKRILVVDDSLTVRELQRKLLLNRGYDVAVAVDGMDGWNALRSEDFDLLITDIDMPRMDGIELVTLLRRDTRLQSLPVMVVSYKDREEDRRRGLDAGADYYLAKASFHDDALLDAVVELIGGARA; this is encoded by the coding sequence ATGACCCCCGATCAGATGCGCGACGCCTCGCTGCTGGAACTGTTCAGCCTGGAAGCCGATGCCCAGACCCAGGTGCTCAGCGCCGGCTTGCTGGCCCTGGAGCGCAACCCGACCCAGGCTGACCAGCTTGAAGCCTGCATGCGCGCGGCGCATTCGCTCAAGGGCGCGGCGCGGATTGTCGGGGTTGACGCTGGCGTCAGCGTTGCCCACGTGATGGAAGATTGCCTGGTCAGCGCCCAGGAAAGCCGGTTGTACCTGCAACCTGAGCATATCGACGCGTTGTTGCAGGGCACTGACCTGCTGATGCGCATCGCCACGCCGGGCAACACCGTGGGCCCGGCCGATATCGAGGGGTATGTGGCGCTGATGGAGCGCTTGCTGGACCCCTCGCAACCCACGGCCAAAGTGGTTGCACCGCCGCCGCTGCCCGAGCCGCTTGCGCAGCCGCTGGCGTCCCTTGAAGAGTCGCTGCTATTGCCCCCGGAACCAGAGGCCGCGCCGCCCCTGGGCAGTGAAGCGCCGCGTCAGAACAAACGCATGATCGAAGGCGGCGAGCGCGTGTTGCGGGTCACGGCCGAGCGCTTGAACAGCCTGTTGGACCTGTCCAGCAAGTCCCTGGTGGAAACCCAGCGGCTTAAGCCGTATCTGTCCAGCCTGCAACGCCTCAAACGCATTCAAAGCAACGGCGCCCGGGCCTTGGACAACCTCGATGGCCAGCTCAAGACCGTCGACCTGAGCCTCGAAGCCCAGGAAGCCCTGGCCGATGCCCGCCGCCTGCTGGGCGAAGCGCAGTTGCTGTTGGCAGAAAAGACCGCCGAGCTCGATGAATTCGGCTGGCAAGCCGGCCAGCGTGCCCAGGTGCTGTATGACACGGCGCTGGCGTGTCGCATGCGCCCGTTTGCCGATGTACTGGCGGGGCAGGCGCGCATGGTGCGTGACCTGGGTCGCAGCCTGGGCAAGCAGGTACGCCTGGAAATCGAAGGCGAAAAGACCCAGGTGGACCGCGATGTGCTGGAAAAGCTTGAAGCGCCGTTGACCCATTTGCTGCGCAATGCCGTCGATCACGGCATCGAAATGCCCGAGCAGCGTCTGCTGGCGGGCAAGCCGGCCGAGGGCCTGATCCGCCTGCGCGCCTCGCACCAGGCGGGCTTGCTGGTGCTGGAGTTGAGCGATGACGGTAACGGCGTTGATCTGGAGCGCCTGCGCGCCAGTATTGTCGAGCGCAATCTGTCGCCGCTGGAAACCGCGTTACGCCTGAGCGAAGAGGAACTGCTGACCTTCCTGTTCCTGCCGGGCTTCAGCCTGCGCGACAAGGTGACCGAAGTCTCCGGGCGCGGTGTAGGCTTGGATGCAGTGCAACACATGGTCCGCCAATTGCGCGGCGCGGTGGTGCTGGAACAGACGGCGGGGCAGGGCAGCCGCTTTCATCTGGAAGTGCCGCTGACCCTGTCGGTGGTGCGCAGCCTGGTGGTGGAAGTCGGCGAAGAAGCCTACGCCTTCCCCTTGGCCCATATCGAACGCATGTGCGACCTTTCGCCCGACGAAATCGTACAACTGGAAGGCCGGCAGCATTTCTGGCACGAGGGCCGGCATGTCGGCCTGGTCGCGGCCAGCCAGCTATTGCAGCGCCCGCCCGGGCAGACCAGCCAGGACACCCTCAAGGTCGTGGTGATCCGTGAGCGCGAAGCGGTGTACGGGATTGCCGTGGAACGCTTTATTGGCGAGCGCACCTTGGTGGTGTTGCCGCTCGATGATCGCCTGGGCAAGGTGCAGGACATTTCTGCCGGCGCGCTGCTCGATGACGGTTCGGTGGTGTTGATTGTCGATGTCGAGGACATGCTGCGCTCGGTGGACAAGTTGCTCAACACCGGCCGCCTGGAGCGCATTGCCCGCCGCGCCCAGCAAACCGTCGAGGCCGCGCGCAAGCGCATCCTGGTGGTGGATGACTCACTTACCGTGCGCGAACTGCAGCGCAAGCTATTACTTAATCGTGGATATGACGTGGCGGTCGCCGTTGATGGCATGGACGGCTGGAATGCTCTGCGCTCCGAAGATTTCGACCTGCTGATCACTGACATTGATATGCCTCGCATGGACGGTATTGAATTGGTCACACTGTTGCGCCGTGACACTCGCCTGCAGTCGCTGCCGGTGATGGTGGTGTCCTACAAGGATCGCGAAGAAGACCGGCGTCGTGGCCTGGATGCCGGCGCGGACTATTACCTGGCCAAGGCCAGTTTCCATGACGACGCCCTGCTCGATGCGGTGGTGGAACTGATTGGAGGGGCCCGGGCATGA
- a CDS encoding chemotaxis protein CheW has product MSSSASPETHLDLTVADTQAIDDCWNRIGIHGDKSCPLLAEHIHCRNCAVYSAAATRLLDRYALAQQDHRHAVAAQADDEVATRSLLMFRLGEEWLGIATRCLVEVAPLQPIHSLPHQRSRALLGVANVRGALVACLSLVELLGLDSTAGGPSGGRIMPRMLIIAAQDGPVVVPVDEVDGIHAIDERTLKAASASGTQASARYTQGVLQFKGRSLRWLDEAQLLSAVTRSLS; this is encoded by the coding sequence ATGAGTAGCTCTGCATCCCCGGAAACCCACCTGGACCTGACGGTCGCCGATACCCAGGCTATCGATGATTGCTGGAACCGCATTGGCATCCACGGCGATAAATCCTGCCCGTTGCTGGCCGAGCATATCCATTGCCGCAATTGCGCGGTGTATTCCGCAGCCGCCACCCGCCTGCTGGATCGTTATGCCTTGGCCCAGCAAGACCATCGTCATGCCGTCGCCGCGCAGGCCGATGATGAGGTCGCTACCCGTTCATTGCTGATGTTCCGCCTGGGCGAGGAGTGGCTGGGCATCGCCACCCGTTGCCTGGTGGAAGTCGCGCCCCTGCAACCGATCCATTCCTTGCCTCACCAGCGTTCCCGGGCGCTGCTCGGGGTCGCCAATGTGCGCGGTGCGCTGGTGGCCTGCCTGTCTCTGGTGGAACTGCTGGGGCTCGACAGCACCGCCGGCGGCCCCAGCGGCGGGCGGATCATGCCGCGCATGTTGATCATCGCCGCGCAGGATGGCCCGGTGGTGGTGCCGGTGGATGAAGTGGATGGCATTCACGCCATCGATGAGCGCACCCTCAAGGCGGCATCTGCCTCCGGCACCCAGGCCAGTGCGCGCTACACCCAGGGTGTGTTGCAGTTCAAGGGCCGCAGCCTGCGCTGGCTGGACGAGGCGCAACTGTTGTCTGCCGTGACCCGGAGCCTGTCATGA
- a CDS encoding glucan biosynthesis protein D: MHRRNLLKASMAIAAYTGLSASGLLAAQAWAGNRAADGDAKAFDFDWLKLQAKQLAGKQYQDTRQVLPPTLATMTPQNFNAIGYDGNHSLWKDLKGQLDVQFFHVGMGFKTPVRMHSVDPKTRQAREVHFRPSLFNYEKTTVDTQQLKGDLGFSGFKLFKAPELDRHDVVSFLGASYFRAVDNTGQYGLSARGLAIDTYASKREEFPDFTQFWFETPDKDSTRFVVYALLDSPSATGAYRFDIDCQATQVVMAIDAHINARTAIQQMGIAPMTSMFSCGTHERRMCDTIHPQIHDSDRLAMWRGNGEWICRPLNNPAKLQFNAFADKDPKGFGLVQTDHEFASYQDTVDWYSKRPSLWVEPTTAWGEGSVDLLEIPTTGETMDNIVAFWTPKKPVAAGDSLNFGYKLYWSALPPVSTPLAQVNATRSGMGGFTEGWAPGEHYPPVWARRFAVDFKGGGLDRLPEGTGIEPVVTCSHGEVKDFSVLVLDDIKGYRILFDWYPTSDSVEPVEMRLFIRTNDRTLSETWLYQYFPPAPDKRKYS, from the coding sequence ATGCACCGCAGGAATTTGCTCAAAGCGTCCATGGCCATCGCGGCCTATACCGGACTGTCGGCCAGTGGCCTGCTCGCCGCTCAGGCCTGGGCCGGGAATCGTGCAGCCGATGGCGACGCCAAAGCGTTCGACTTCGATTGGCTCAAGCTGCAAGCCAAGCAACTGGCTGGCAAACAGTATCAGGACACCCGCCAGGTGCTGCCGCCGACCCTGGCGACCATGACCCCGCAGAACTTCAATGCCATTGGCTACGACGGCAATCATTCGCTGTGGAAAGACCTCAAAGGCCAACTGGACGTGCAGTTTTTCCATGTCGGCATGGGCTTCAAGACCCCGGTGCGCATGCACAGTGTCGACCCCAAGACCCGTCAGGCGCGGGAGGTGCATTTCCGTCCATCGCTGTTCAACTATGAAAAAACCACGGTCGATACCCAGCAGCTCAAGGGCGACTTGGGCTTTTCCGGGTTCAAGCTGTTCAAGGCCCCGGAACTGGACCGCCACGATGTGGTGTCTTTTCTCGGCGCCAGCTATTTCCGAGCGGTGGATAACACCGGCCAATACGGCCTTTCGGCGCGCGGCCTGGCCATCGATACCTACGCCAGCAAACGCGAAGAATTTCCCGATTTCACCCAGTTCTGGTTCGAGACGCCGGACAAGGACAGCACCCGCTTCGTGGTCTATGCCCTGCTCGACTCACCGAGCGCCACCGGCGCCTACCGCTTCGACATCGATTGCCAGGCCACCCAGGTGGTGATGGCCATCGACGCCCATATCAACGCGCGGACCGCGATCCAGCAGATGGGCATCGCGCCCATGACCAGCATGTTCAGTTGCGGCACCCATGAGCGGCGCATGTGCGACACCATTCACCCGCAGATCCACGATTCCGACCGCCTGGCGATGTGGCGCGGCAACGGCGAGTGGATCTGCCGCCCGCTGAACAACCCGGCCAAGCTGCAATTCAATGCCTTCGCCGATAAAGACCCGAAAGGTTTCGGCCTGGTGCAGACCGACCATGAATTCGCCAGCTACCAGGACACTGTGGATTGGTACAGCAAGCGCCCGAGCCTGTGGGTAGAACCGACCACCGCGTGGGGCGAAGGCTCTGTCGACCTGCTGGAAATCCCTACCACCGGCGAGACCATGGACAACATCGTCGCCTTCTGGACCCCAAAGAAACCGGTGGCCGCCGGCGACTCCCTGAACTTTGGCTACAAGCTCTACTGGAGCGCCCTGCCCCCGGTCAGCACGCCGCTGGCGCAGGTCAACGCCACCCGTTCCGGCATGGGCGGTTTCACCGAAGGCTGGGCACCGGGTGAACATTACCCGCCGGTCTGGGCGCGCCGGTTTGCCGTGGATTTCAAGGGCGGTGGCCTCGACCGTCTGCCCGAAGGCACCGGGATCGAGCCGGTGGTCACGTGCTCCCATGGCGAAGTGAAAGATTTCAGCGTGCTGGTGCTCGATGACATCAAGGGCTATCGCATCCTCTTCGACTGGTACCCGACCAGCGACAGCGTAGAACCGGTGGAAATGCGCCTGTTCATTCGCACCAATGACCGGACCTTGAGTGAAACCTGGTTGTACCAGTACTTCCCACCCGCTCCGGACAAGCGCAAGTACAGCTGA
- a CDS encoding methyl-accepting chemotaxis protein, with the protein MKNWTLRQRILASFAVIIAIMLLMVVVSYSRLLKIEASENSVRDDAVPGVFFSSMIRSAWVDSYLQTQELIGLREHQGISDADRQDYKTFEARLEQHMDSYAKTINIDQDRSEFDAFEALHQKYNQVLAQVLELHQANKEAEAVKMFDEQLTPAWTAGRMKLNDIINENKQVADRATAAIDDAVVAAKISMGVSLLLAILAAGLCGLLLMRAIMAPMKRIVDILETMRTGDLSKRLNLDRKDEFGAVETGFNDMMAELTALVSQAQRSSVQVTTSVTEIAATSKQQQATATETAATTTEIGATSREIAATSKDLVRTMTEVSTAADQASVAAGSGQQGLARMEETMHSVMGAADLVNAKLAILNEKAGNINQVVVTIVKVADQTNLLSLNAAIEAEKAGEYGRGFAVVATEVRRLADQTAVATYDIEQMVREIQSAVSAGVMGMDKFSEEVRRGMFEVQQVGEQLSQIIHQVQALAPRVLMVNEGMQAQATGAEQINHALVQLGDASSQTVESLRQASFAIDELSQVAVGLRSGVSRFKV; encoded by the coding sequence GTGAAGAACTGGACCTTGCGCCAACGCATATTGGCGAGCTTTGCGGTCATTATCGCCATCATGCTGCTGATGGTTGTGGTCTCGTATTCACGGTTGCTGAAGATCGAAGCGAGCGAAAACTCGGTGCGCGACGACGCCGTGCCGGGGGTTTTTTTCAGCTCGATGATCCGCAGCGCCTGGGTCGACAGCTACCTGCAGACCCAGGAATTGATCGGTTTGCGCGAGCACCAGGGCATTTCCGATGCTGACCGGCAGGATTACAAAACGTTCGAGGCGCGCCTTGAGCAGCACATGGACAGTTATGCCAAGACGATCAATATCGACCAGGATCGTAGCGAGTTCGACGCCTTCGAGGCCCTGCACCAGAAGTACAACCAAGTGCTGGCCCAGGTCCTGGAATTGCACCAGGCCAATAAGGAAGCCGAGGCCGTCAAGATGTTCGACGAGCAACTGACCCCGGCCTGGACTGCAGGGCGCATGAAGCTCAATGACATCATCAATGAGAACAAACAGGTCGCGGACAGGGCCACTGCCGCCATCGATGACGCCGTAGTTGCCGCGAAAATCAGTATGGGTGTGTCGCTGCTCCTCGCGATCCTCGCCGCCGGCCTGTGCGGGCTGCTGCTGATGCGCGCGATCATGGCGCCGATGAAACGCATCGTCGATATCCTCGAAACCATGCGCACCGGTGATCTGAGCAAGCGCCTGAACCTGGACCGCAAGGACGAGTTCGGTGCAGTCGAGACTGGCTTCAACGACATGATGGCCGAGCTGACCGCCCTGGTATCCCAGGCCCAGCGGTCGTCGGTGCAGGTCACCACGTCGGTGACCGAGATTGCCGCCACCTCCAAGCAGCAGCAGGCCACTGCCACTGAAACCGCCGCGACGACCACCGAAATCGGCGCCACTTCGCGGGAAATCGCAGCCACGTCCAAGGACCTGGTGCGCACCATGACCGAAGTGTCCACCGCCGCCGATCAGGCCTCGGTGGCCGCCGGTTCCGGCCAGCAAGGCCTGGCCCGCATGGAAGAAACCATGCATTCGGTGATGGGCGCCGCCGATCTGGTGAACGCCAAGTTGGCGATCCTCAATGAGAAGGCCGGCAACATCAACCAAGTGGTGGTGACGATCGTCAAGGTGGCCGACCAGACCAACTTGCTGTCCCTCAATGCCGCCATCGAGGCCGAGAAAGCCGGTGAGTACGGACGCGGCTTTGCCGTGGTGGCCACCGAAGTACGGCGCCTGGCAGACCAGACCGCCGTGGCCACCTACGATATCGAGCAGATGGTGCGCGAGATCCAGTCCGCCGTATCGGCCGGTGTGATGGGCATGGATAAGTTCTCCGAAGAAGTGCGTCGCGGCATGTTCGAAGTGCAGCAAGTGGGCGAGCAACTGTCGCAGATCATCCACCAGGTCCAGGCCTTGGCGCCGCGGGTGCTGATGGTCAATGAGGGCATGCAGGCCCAGGCCACGGGTGCTGAGCAGATCAACCATGCCTTGGTACAGTTGGGCGATGCCAGCAGCCAGACCGTGGAATCCCTGCGCCAGGCCAGCTTTGCCATTGATGAATTGAGCCAGGTTGCGGTGGGTCTGCGCAGCGGCGTGTCGCGTTTCAAAGTCTGA
- a CDS encoding chemotaxis protein CheW, with product MSDPAAKRGVAAAARKALFLVFHIASERYALKATEVAEVLPRLPLKPIAHAPVWVAGIFAHRGNMVPVIDLSALTFGTPAQARTSTRLVLVNYRPEAWLESRWLGLILEQATDTLRCDPADFQPYGLDNRQAPYLGPVREDEQGLTQWIGVADLLTAEVRALLFAPDPTVGEV from the coding sequence ATGAGTGATCCGGCGGCGAAACGCGGCGTGGCGGCGGCAGCCAGAAAAGCCTTGTTCCTGGTGTTTCATATCGCCAGCGAGCGCTATGCCCTCAAGGCCACGGAAGTGGCCGAGGTGTTGCCGCGCCTGCCGCTCAAGCCCATCGCCCACGCGCCGGTGTGGGTCGCCGGGATCTTTGCCCATCGCGGCAATATGGTGCCGGTGATCGATCTCAGCGCCCTGACCTTTGGTACGCCGGCCCAGGCCCGCACCAGTACACGGCTGGTACTGGTCAACTATCGTCCAGAGGCTTGGCTGGAATCGCGCTGGCTGGGGCTGATCCTCGAGCAGGCGACTGACACCCTGCGCTGCGATCCGGCGGATTTCCAACCCTATGGCCTGGACAATCGCCAAGCGCCGTATCTGGGCCCGGTGCGCGAAGACGAACAGGGCCTGACGCAGTGGATCGGCGTCGCCGACCTGCTCACCGCCGAGGTCCGTGCCTTGCTGTTTGCCCCCGACCCGACAGTTGGGGAGGTGTGA
- a CDS encoding TetR/AcrR family transcriptional regulator, giving the protein MRTIDPQQRESKRMALLDAASQCFAEAGFVATRTADICARAGMSAGNLFHYFASKHEVLLALVAREGAEIQQAMAPLAKTADPMAQLLAFLDQVCQLACDRHYAGLALEISALGHRDEAVARLVKANDRSLRDGLEALVKAADQAGQLHTALSVPDAANWLAALIDGMFARVAVDPDFHPEQQTKVLRGLVVHLLQGR; this is encoded by the coding sequence ATGCGCACCATTGATCCCCAACAACGCGAAAGCAAACGCATGGCCCTGTTGGATGCCGCGTCCCAGTGTTTCGCCGAGGCCGGTTTTGTCGCCACGCGCACCGCGGATATCTGTGCCCGAGCCGGTATGAGCGCGGGCAATCTGTTCCACTATTTCGCCAGCAAGCACGAGGTCTTGCTGGCGCTGGTGGCCCGCGAAGGTGCAGAGATCCAACAGGCCATGGCGCCGTTGGCCAAGACGGCTGATCCGATGGCGCAGTTGCTGGCTTTCCTCGATCAGGTCTGCCAATTGGCCTGCGACCGCCACTATGCTGGTCTGGCGCTGGAGATCTCGGCCCTGGGTCACCGCGACGAAGCCGTGGCGCGGCTGGTGAAGGCCAATGACCGCTCGTTGCGTGATGGCTTGGAAGCCCTGGTAAAGGCGGCCGACCAGGCCGGGCAATTACACACCGCGTTGAGCGTGCCCGACGCGGCCAACTGGCTGGCCGCCTTGATCGATGGCATGTTCGCCCGCGTGGCTGTCGACCCGGACTTTCACCCCGAGCAGCAGACCAAGGTCCTGCGGGGCCTGGTGGTTCACCTGCTGCAGGGGCGTTGA
- a CDS encoding tellurite resistance TerB family protein: MNTRGLLDQLLKSGQDMLQNKAGGQRKGDDKGALGGLLGGGGLGSLLGGAGGGALAAGAMGLLLGNKKARNFGGKALTYGGLAALGVIAYKAYGNWQAQQAGAPKGEPQTLDRLPPAQVELHSQAILKALVAAAKADGHVDERERALIEGEFVKLDNDQELQRWLHAELNKPLDPADVARAASTPEMAAEMYIASVMLVDEENFMEKSYLDELARQLKLEPGLKSELEKQVRQATL, encoded by the coding sequence ATGAATACCCGTGGATTGCTTGATCAGTTGCTCAAGTCCGGCCAGGACATGCTGCAAAACAAGGCGGGCGGTCAACGTAAAGGCGATGACAAAGGCGCACTGGGCGGCCTGCTCGGCGGTGGCGGGCTCGGCAGCCTGTTGGGCGGCGCGGGTGGCGGGGCATTGGCCGCCGGGGCCATGGGCCTGCTGCTGGGCAACAAAAAAGCCCGCAACTTTGGCGGTAAAGCCCTCACCTATGGCGGTCTTGCAGCACTAGGCGTCATTGCCTACAAGGCCTACGGCAACTGGCAAGCACAACAGGCCGGTGCGCCGAAAGGCGAGCCACAGACCCTCGACCGCCTGCCGCCAGCCCAGGTCGAGCTGCATAGCCAGGCCATTCTCAAGGCCCTGGTGGCCGCCGCCAAGGCCGATGGTCATGTGGACGAGCGCGAGCGCGCCTTGATCGAAGGTGAATTCGTCAAGCTGGACAACGACCAGGAGCTGCAACGCTGGCTGCATGCCGAGCTCAACAAACCCCTGGACCCCGCCGATGTAGCCCGTGCCGCCAGCACCCCGGAAATGGCCGCCGAAATGTACATTGCCAGCGTCATGCTGGTGGACGAGGAAAACTTCATGGAGAAGTCCTACCTCGACGAACTGGCCCGCCAGCTCAAGTTGGAACCGGGTTTGAAGAGTGAATTGGAAAAACAGGTACGCCAAGCCACGCTCTGA
- a CDS encoding DUF418 domain-containing protein, translated as MPATATARLVQVDALRGFALFGILSVNIWAFADPFYASTSSNPAYASALDHGVRLLVAWLFETKFYLLFSFLFGYSFTLQMAAAERAEAAFVPRMLRRQLALLALGLVHGALLYYGEILSTYALLGLVLLAARNLSAARARRWAVGLVVVACSLWMALGVLQGLAGESVGTGQGEAQAKLTAFSAGALQTLQFHSREVWTTVPALWLLQGPSALAMFLFGYAAGRQQWLASPQTWEPRTRRLLLMTAPLGLLGALLYALTAAYRPGGGLETFAFGLGQLTAPLLTAAYCLLMLALFNTTSGARLCAYLAPLGKMALSNYLMQSMVLGLLFTGYGAGWINQVEPWLLLPMAATIFILQMWLSTHWLRRHPYGPFEWLLRAATLLAWPNWRRSE; from the coding sequence ATGCCAGCAACGGCCACTGCGCGCTTGGTGCAGGTCGATGCGCTGCGTGGGTTTGCCTTGTTCGGCATCCTCAGCGTGAATATCTGGGCCTTTGCCGATCCCTTTTATGCCTCGACCTCCAGCAATCCGGCCTACGCCAGCGCGCTCGATCACGGGGTGCGGCTGCTGGTGGCATGGTTGTTCGAGACCAAGTTCTACCTGCTGTTTTCCTTCCTGTTCGGCTACAGCTTCACCCTGCAAATGGCCGCCGCCGAGCGTGCCGAGGCCGCCTTCGTCCCACGCATGCTGCGCCGGCAACTGGCACTGCTGGCATTGGGCCTGGTCCATGGTGCCCTGTTGTACTACGGGGAGATTCTCTCGACTTATGCCCTGCTGGGCCTGGTGCTGCTGGCCGCCCGCAACCTGTCAGCGGCCCGCGCCCGGCGGTGGGCAGTCGGTCTGGTGGTGGTCGCCTGTTCACTGTGGATGGCGTTGGGAGTCTTGCAGGGGCTGGCGGGTGAATCGGTCGGCACTGGCCAGGGCGAAGCCCAGGCAAAACTCACGGCATTTTCCGCCGGGGCCCTGCAAACCTTGCAGTTTCATAGCCGGGAGGTGTGGACCACAGTGCCGGCGTTATGGCTATTGCAAGGACCCAGCGCCCTGGCGATGTTCCTGTTCGGCTACGCCGCTGGGCGACAGCAGTGGCTGGCGTCGCCACAGACCTGGGAACCGCGCACCCGACGCCTGCTACTAATGACCGCCCCACTGGGCCTGCTCGGTGCGCTGCTCTACGCCCTTACCGCCGCTTACAGACCAGGCGGCGGCCTGGAAACCTTTGCCTTCGGCCTCGGCCAACTGACGGCACCGCTGCTGACAGCCGCCTATTGTCTATTGATGTTGGCGCTGTTCAACACCACCAGCGGTGCAAGGCTGTGCGCGTACCTGGCGCCGCTGGGCAAGATGGCCTTGAGCAATTACCTCATGCAATCGATGGTGCTCGGGCTGTTGTTCACCGGCTACGGCGCTGGCTGGATCAATCAGGTCGAGCCATGGTTGCTTTTACCCATGGCGGCCACGATTTTTATCCTGCAAATGTGGCTGAGCACCCACTGGCTACGCCGCCATCCCTACGGGCCGTTCGAGTGGTTGTTGCGCGCCGCGACGTTACTGGCCTGGCCGAACTGGCGGCGCAGCGAATAA
- a CDS encoding CheR family methyltransferase, with translation MSNDQRFFDFLKERIGLDVASVGEAIIERAVRQRSQALQGLSADQYWQRLQTSSEEQQALIEAVIVPETWFFRYPESFATLARLAVARLGEIKHMRALRILSLPCSTGEEPYSIAMALLDAGLSPHQFKVQGMDVSPLSVERARRGVYGKNSFRGQDIEFRERHFSAEEDGYRVCDRVREQVRLQVGNLLDPQLLANEPTYDFVFCRNLLIYFDQPTQKQVFEVLKGLTHVDGVLFIGPAEGSLLGRLGMRSIGVPQSFAFSRHAEAAPEPVYVPVAPAVPQRSAAPIPSKPRPFSAFAAPVVPIKPAPVHSDAAQLLGQIATLANEGKSLEARAACERYLQNHPPAAQVFYWLGLLSDVAGSALEAQGYYRKALYLEPQHPQALMHLAALLESQGDTAGARRLQARAARSERAADSERKR, from the coding sequence ATGAGCAATGATCAACGCTTTTTCGACTTCCTCAAGGAGCGAATCGGTCTGGATGTCGCCTCGGTGGGCGAGGCGATTATCGAGCGCGCGGTGCGTCAGCGCAGCCAGGCGTTGCAGGGGCTGAGTGCCGATCAATACTGGCAGCGCCTGCAAACCAGCAGCGAGGAACAACAGGCGCTGATCGAAGCGGTCATCGTCCCCGAAACCTGGTTTTTCCGTTATCCCGAATCCTTTGCCACCCTGGCGCGGCTAGCGGTGGCGCGGCTGGGCGAGATCAAGCACATGCGCGCCCTGCGCATCCTCAGCCTGCCGTGCTCCACCGGTGAAGAACCTTATTCCATCGCCATGGCCCTGCTCGATGCGGGCCTTTCGCCTCACCAGTTCAAGGTGCAAGGCATGGACGTCAGCCCACTGTCGGTGGAGCGGGCGCGACGTGGGGTGTATGGCAAGAATTCCTTCCGTGGCCAGGACATCGAATTCCGTGAGCGACATTTCAGCGCCGAAGAGGATGGCTACCGCGTCTGCGACCGGGTGCGTGAACAGGTGCGTCTGCAGGTGGGCAACCTGCTCGATCCGCAGCTGTTGGCCAACGAGCCCACCTATGATTTTGTGTTCTGCCGCAACCTGCTGATCTACTTCGACCAGCCGACCCAGAAGCAGGTATTTGAAGTGCTCAAGGGCCTGACCCATGTCGACGGCGTGCTGTTTATAGGCCCGGCCGAAGGCAGCCTGCTGGGACGCCTGGGCATGCGCTCGATTGGTGTGCCGCAGTCATTTGCCTTCAGCCGTCATGCCGAAGCCGCACCCGAGCCGGTCTACGTCCCCGTAGCGCCTGCGGTGCCCCAGCGCAGCGCCGCGCCGATTCCGAGCAAGCCCCGGCCATTCAGTGCGTTCGCGGCGCCGGTGGTGCCGATCAAGCCTGCTCCCGTGCACTCGGATGCGGCGCAGCTGCTCGGTCAGATCGCGACCCTGGCCAATGAAGGCAAAAGCCTTGAGGCCCGCGCTGCCTGCGAGCGCTACCTGCAAAACCATCCACCGGCGGCCCAGGTGTTCTACTGGCTGGGATTGCTCAGTGATGTGGCGGGTAGCGCCCTCGAAGCCCAGGGGTATTATCGAAAAGCCTTGTACCTGGAACCCCAGCATCCGCAGGCCTTGATGCACCTGGCCGCGCTGCTGGAATCCCAGGGCGATACGGCGGGGGCGCGGCGCTTGCAAGCCCGTGCTGCCCGCAGCGAGCGAGCCGCTGACAGTGAGCGTAAACGATGA